The genomic window GGAGGAGCTTCTGGATCTCGCCCTCCAGCAGGCGCGTGACGGGGACGCCGGTCCACTTGCTGACCACGGCGGCCACATCCTCCTCCCGCACCTCCTGGCGGAGCATGGCCCCCTCCACGTCCTCGGTGGCGGCCAGCTGCTTCTCCAGGGTGGGGATCTCGCCGTATTCGAGGCGCGAGGCCACTTCGTAGTCGCCCCGGGCCTTGGCGCGGTCCAGCTCGATGCGGAGGTCGTCCAGGCGCTTCTGGCGCCCGCGGTTCTCCTCGATGCGGCTCTTCTCCTGGTCCCACCGGGTGCGAAGGGAGCGCAGCTCCTCCGTGAGATCCGCCAGCTCCTTGTCCAGCTCCCCGAGCCGGGCGCGGCTGGCGCTGTCCTTCTCCTTGGCCAGGGCGTGGCGCTCCAGCTGGAGCTGCATCTCCCGCCGCTCGCGCATGTCGATCTCGATGGGGCGGGTGTCGATCTGCATGCGCACCAGGGAGGCCGCCTCGTCCACCAGGTCCACCGCCTTGTCGGGCAGGAACCGGTCGGCGATGTAGCGCTGGCTGAGATGCGCCGCGGCCACCAGGGCGGCGTCGCGGATGCGCACGCCGTGGTGCAGTTCGTAGCGCTCCTTGAGGCCGCGCAGGATGGAGATGGTGTCCTCCAGCGCCGGCTCGTCGACCATCACGGTCTGGAAGCGGCGCTCCAGGGCGGCGTCCTTCTCGATGCGCTTGCGGTACTCGTCCAGGGTGGTGGCGCCGATGCAGCGCAGCTCGCCCCGGGCCAGGGCCGGCTTGAGCAGGTTGGCGGCGTCCATGCCGCCTTCCGCTGAGCCCGCCCCCACGAGCAGGTGCATCTCGTCGATGAAAAGGATGATCTCGCCCGCGCTGTTCTGGATCTCCTGCACGACCCCCTTCAGCCGCTCCTCGAACTGGCCCCGGTACTGGGTTCCCGCCACCAGGGCGCCCATGTCCAGGGACATGAGCCGCATGCCCTTGAGGCTCTCCGGCACGTCGTTCTTGGCGATGCGCTGGGCCAGGCCCTCGACGATGGCGGTCTTGCCCACGCCGGGCTCCCCGATGAGCACGGGGTTGTTCTTGGTGCGCCGGCTCAGCACCTGCATGACCCGGCGGATCTCCTCGTCCCGGCCGATGACCGGATCCAGCTTGCCGGCCTGGGCCAGGGCCGTGAGGTCCTTGGCGTACTTCTCCAGGGCCGCGAACTTCTCCTCGGCGTGCTCGTCCTCCACCCGGGCGCCCTTGCGGGACTCCCTTATGGCGGCCTCGATCCTCTGCCGGTCCAGTCCGAAGGACGCGAGGATCTTCTTGGCCTCGGTGCCCGCGTTGGTGAAGGCCAGGAGCATGGCGTCCGTGGCCAGGAACCGGTCCCCCAGGCCC from Geothrix sp. 21YS21S-2 includes these protein-coding regions:
- a CDS encoding ATP-dependent Clp protease ATP-binding subunit — its product is MAMLPLTQKANEALVAARDLAVAGQHPEILPQHLFASILVPERGLRPILEKAGVSPEAMNGLVDAANEALGGLPKAIGGSEPQAGAALRHLLEVSSDTGRGLGDRFLATDAMLLAFTNAGTEAKKILASFGLDRQRIEAAIRESRKGARVEDEHAEEKFAALEKYAKDLTALAQAGKLDPVIGRDEEIRRVMQVLSRRTKNNPVLIGEPGVGKTAIVEGLAQRIAKNDVPESLKGMRLMSLDMGALVAGTQYRGQFEERLKGVVQEIQNSAGEIILFIDEMHLLVGAGSAEGGMDAANLLKPALARGELRCIGATTLDEYRKRIEKDAALERRFQTVMVDEPALEDTISILRGLKERYELHHGVRIRDAALVAAAHLSQRYIADRFLPDKAVDLVDEAASLVRMQIDTRPIEIDMRERREMQLQLERHALAKEKDSASRARLGELDKELADLTEELRSLRTRWDQEKSRIEENRGRQKRLDDLRIELDRAKARGDYEVASRLEYGEIPTLEKQLAATEDVEGAMLRQEVREEDVAAVVSKWTGVPVTRLLEGEIQKLLHMEERLRERVVGQDPALEAISEALRRNRAGLGDPKRPIGSFLFLGPTGVGKTEVARALAEFLFDDENAMVRIDMSEFTHEADATRLIGAAPGYVGYEEGGRLTEAVRRKPYAVILLDEMEKAHPRTFDLFLQVLEDGRLTDGKGRTVNFRNAVVLMTTNVGSQAIFEAGGEVDKARTEIQAALKLHFRPEFLNRLDEVVTFRSLGLDDMKAVARIQMNRVVAMLQDKRIRLEVPEEALAWLAKEGYDPQMGARPLKRLIQQVVVNHLARMLLEGRIRPGDAATLDVEGGELAIKVEAVQ